The Campylobacter concisus genome has a window encoding:
- a CDS encoding TonB-dependent receptor domain-containing protein → MNRSKFIAICLSACVANSLYAVEKENNETKLDGVVVSASGFSQQIKEAPASISVIGGDELTKDSFTSLHSIAQKVPGVNVVGGEDGAASGISIRGMEKSQTLVLIDGKRVNSSSANPKGGAGDMNSNFIPPAEAIERIEVIRGPMSSLYGSDAVGGVINIITKKDFSKFSGNVGISTTINAHKGIGDGRQGDFYLNLPLYKDLFALQLWGYKKLRDEDNYKGGYQKSDKRNLSAKLWITPDEHNKFFILGSNEKHDYSRTVGKTATIKTNKVLNAYDYEKKSYGVGYLGEFDSLNADISYIYDQTQRTSLFDSLIPAKAKNHNFNSKFTTFLGAHSLTFGYDFSKQNVGTTFIVSNASRNGLKDPKTYSMSEHAGFIEDEWQILDEKLFLTLGSRLTHNEFFGNHLSPRAYLVYNATDTLSLKGGVATGYKTPNINQISPEVGTIQGGWRIVDFGNKDLKPEKSTTYEVGAYYDNQADFRGSVTLFRNEFKDKILDTDGSNVNKIPAFGPCPPSAKIPSVGCPGWGTYFNIEGATVWGVELSGDYDILSNLNLSSNYTYNKSKIKTGNPTINTPRGPMKFSETDLARLDGKSLTATPEHTLHATLTYKPIKSVKTFFGANYESKLTSVNFGAGNRVRENTKDLLTFDTGVSWDANKHLTLSLNAYNIFDKVRYDEALADDGNYYWYPQEGRRFWFKVAAKW, encoded by the coding sequence GTGAATAGATCAAAATTTATCGCCATTTGCCTTAGCGCTTGTGTGGCAAATTCTCTCTATGCAGTAGAGAAAGAGAACAACGAAACTAAGCTAGATGGCGTCGTAGTAAGCGCGAGTGGCTTCTCGCAGCAGATAAAAGAAGCCCCTGCAAGCATCAGCGTGATAGGTGGCGATGAGCTTACAAAAGATAGCTTTACCTCACTTCACTCAATCGCGCAAAAAGTGCCAGGTGTAAATGTAGTTGGTGGCGAGGACGGGGCAGCTAGTGGCATCTCGATACGCGGCATGGAGAAGTCTCAAACGCTAGTTTTGATAGATGGCAAAAGAGTAAATTCAAGCAGTGCAAACCCAAAGGGCGGAGCAGGGGATATGAACTCAAATTTCATCCCGCCAGCTGAAGCGATCGAGCGTATAGAGGTCATCCGTGGCCCTATGAGTTCGCTTTATGGTAGCGACGCGGTTGGAGGCGTTATAAATATCATTACCAAAAAGGACTTTTCAAAATTTAGTGGCAACGTCGGCATCTCAACTACGATAAATGCGCATAAAGGCATAGGCGATGGCAGACAGGGCGACTTTTATCTAAATTTGCCTCTTTATAAAGATCTTTTTGCGCTTCAGCTTTGGGGATACAAAAAGCTAAGAGATGAGGATAATTACAAAGGCGGCTATCAAAAGAGTGATAAGAGAAATTTAAGCGCAAAACTTTGGATCACTCCAGATGAGCACAATAAATTTTTCATCCTTGGCTCAAATGAAAAACACGACTACTCGCGCACCGTCGGCAAAACAGCCACTATAAAGACAAATAAGGTTTTAAACGCCTATGACTACGAGAAAAAGAGCTATGGCGTGGGCTATCTTGGCGAATTTGATAGTCTAAATGCCGATATCAGCTATATTTATGACCAGACGCAAAGAACGAGCCTTTTTGACAGCCTCATACCTGCAAAAGCCAAAAATCACAACTTTAATTCTAAATTTACAACCTTTCTTGGCGCTCACTCACTAACTTTTGGCTATGACTTTAGCAAGCAAAATGTCGGCACGACCTTCATCGTCTCAAACGCTTCAAGAAACGGCTTAAAAGATCCAAAGACCTACTCGATGAGCGAGCATGCGGGATTTATCGAGGATGAGTGGCAAATTTTAGATGAGAAGCTATTTTTAACGCTTGGCTCAAGGCTCACGCACAATGAATTTTTTGGCAACCACCTCTCGCCAAGAGCCTACCTAGTCTATAACGCCACAGATACACTAAGCCTAAAAGGTGGCGTGGCGACTGGCTATAAAACGCCAAATATCAATCAAATCTCCCCAGAAGTAGGCACTATCCAAGGCGGCTGGAGGATAGTCGATTTTGGTAATAAAGACCTAAAGCCAGAAAAGAGCACGACTTATGAAGTTGGGGCATATTATGACAATCAGGCTGATTTTAGAGGCTCTGTGACGCTTTTTAGAAATGAATTTAAAGATAAGATCCTAGACACCGACGGCAGTAATGTAAATAAAATTCCAGCCTTTGGTCCTTGCCCGCCAAGCGCAAAAATCCCAAGTGTGGGTTGCCCTGGCTGGGGAACTTACTTTAACATAGAAGGTGCGACCGTTTGGGGCGTGGAGCTAAGTGGCGACTATGACATCCTTTCAAATCTAAATTTAAGCTCAAACTACACCTATAATAAGTCAAAGATAAAAACTGGCAACCCAACGATAAATACGCCAAGAGGTCCTATGAAATTTAGCGAGACAGACCTAGCTAGACTTGATGGTAAAAGCCTAACAGCAACGCCAGAGCACACACTTCACGCCACGCTTACATATAAGCCTATAAAAAGCGTCAAGACATTTTTTGGCGCAAACTACGAGAGTAAGCTAACAAGCGTAAATTTTGGTGCTGGCAACAGAGTAAGAGAGAACACAAAAGACCTACTCACCTTCGATACAGGCGTCAGCTGGGACGCAAACAAGCATCTAACGCTTAGCCTAAATGCCTACAACATCTTTGATAAAGTAAGATACGATGAGGCGTTAGCAGACGACGGCAACTACTACTGGTATCCGCAAGAGGGCAGGAGATTTTGGTTTAAGGTCGCTGCAAAATGGTAA
- a CDS encoding FtsW/RodA/SpoVE family cell cycle protein, translating into MAVDKVIFYLCATLIAISIIFSLSLPVFTVLFFNYDEFHFFIRQFVVGCIGIFIMWWLSRLNPDKALVWIGFGLLISCGIAMGLMHALPASMVTDSGGARRWIRLPGLSLAPVEFFKVGFVYFLAWSFTRKFSDGKRTLMAELKILLPYIILFGIAIFLIAVMQNDLGQVVVLALTFVTMALFAGASVRLFGIGILGAAFVMTVAIVSSEHRILRIKSWWGTIQNMVLSFLPDSVANVLRVADAPEPYQISHSLNAIKHGEFFGEGLGAGIFKLGFLSEVHTDFVLAGIAEEVGVFGILCITAIFITLLYRIFRISARSENKVYHLFSLGIGLILSFSFLMNSYGITSITPIKGIAVPFLSYGGSSVLAICIGIGMVLMVSKKAKL; encoded by the coding sequence TTGGCAGTTGATAAGGTTATTTTCTATCTTTGCGCGACTTTGATCGCCATAAGCATCATTTTTTCACTATCCTTGCCAGTTTTTACAGTTTTATTTTTTAACTACGACGAATTTCACTTTTTCATCCGCCAGTTTGTAGTTGGCTGCATCGGCATCTTCATCATGTGGTGGCTATCTAGGCTAAATCCCGACAAAGCGCTCGTTTGGATAGGCTTTGGACTGCTTATCTCGTGTGGTATCGCTATGGGGCTCATGCACGCCTTGCCAGCTTCGATGGTGACTGACTCTGGAGGCGCTAGACGCTGGATCAGGCTGCCTGGCCTCTCACTTGCGCCTGTTGAGTTTTTCAAAGTCGGTTTTGTCTATTTTTTGGCGTGGAGTTTTACTAGAAAATTTAGCGACGGCAAGAGGACTTTGATGGCTGAGCTAAAGATACTTTTGCCTTATATCATTCTTTTTGGTATCGCTATCTTTCTTATCGCCGTTATGCAAAACGACCTTGGTCAGGTTGTAGTTTTGGCGCTTACCTTTGTGACGATGGCGCTTTTTGCAGGGGCTAGCGTTAGGCTCTTTGGTATCGGTATCTTGGGTGCTGCCTTTGTCATGACGGTGGCGATAGTTAGCTCTGAGCACAGAATTTTGCGTATAAAATCATGGTGGGGCACGATACAAAACATGGTTCTCTCTTTCTTGCCAGATAGCGTGGCAAACGTGCTTAGAGTGGCAGACGCGCCAGAGCCATATCAAATTTCTCACTCACTAAATGCAATTAAACACGGCGAGTTTTTTGGCGAGGGGCTTGGAGCTGGGATATTTAAGCTTGGCTTTTTAAGCGAGGTGCATACAGACTTCGTGCTAGCTGGCATAGCTGAAGAGGTCGGAGTTTTTGGCATTTTGTGCATCACAGCGATCTTTATCACGCTACTTTATAGGATATTTAGAATTTCAGCTAGGAGCGAAAACAAGGTCTATCACCTATTCTCACTTGGTATCGGGCTTATCTTGTCATTTTCATTTTTGATGAATAGCTACGGCATCACATCGATCACGCCGATAAAAGGTATCGCTGTGCCATTTCTTAGCTACGGCGGCAGCTCCGTGCTTGCTATATGCATCGGCATCGGCATGGTCTTGATGGTTAGTAAAAAGGCAAAACTATGA
- a CDS encoding adenylosuccinate lyase, whose protein sequence is MQVKQTLESLSILTDNDILFCELRDLINKNFTKILSNKNKVISFYEENEMPQRKCFLKFIKKLYEKQSQDQLDVRLANYKTIKLGLIQKNTLAPVINLRISFIKNEAKFELKDTLCKNFADYISESLVKSGIDFNKNDDFLNIIISNDNDISMLNKLLAKKNYPKFSINFVYDEKEYKIFKHNIKIKSSAKFMSRFSALANLLEENFEILGCSKNDDFATVRQNYLSLANIYHPDRHSNKSIAIQEEYAKKFKNIQSAYESLKPYFKNQENFVMVG, encoded by the coding sequence ATGCAGGTAAAACAAACACTAGAGTCATTAAGTATACTAACTGATAATGATATATTATTTTGCGAGCTTAGAGACTTAATAAACAAAAATTTCACTAAAATTTTATCAAATAAAAATAAAGTCATCTCATTTTATGAAGAAAATGAGATGCCACAACGCAAATGCTTCTTAAAATTTATAAAAAAACTTTATGAAAAACAGAGTCAAGACCAACTAGACGTTCGCCTTGCAAACTATAAAACCATAAAGCTTGGTTTAATTCAAAAAAATACACTAGCGCCAGTTATAAATTTAAGGATTAGCTTTATAAAAAATGAAGCAAAATTTGAGCTAAAAGATACACTTTGCAAAAACTTTGCCGACTATATCAGTGAAAGTCTAGTAAAAAGTGGTATTGATTTTAATAAAAATGATGATTTCTTAAACATTATTATTTCAAATGACAATGATATATCAATGTTAAATAAACTTCTAGCAAAAAAGAACTATCCAAAATTTAGTATAAATTTTGTTTATGACGAAAAAGAGTATAAAATTTTTAAACACAACATAAAAATAAAAAGTTCAGCAAAATTTATGAGTAGATTTTCTGCACTTGCAAATTTGCTTGAAGAAAATTTTGAGATTTTAGGATGTAGTAAAAATGACGACTTTGCTACCGTTAGACAGAACTACCTCTCACTTGCAAATATTTACCATCCGGATAGACATTCAAATAAAAGCATCGCTATACAAGAAGAATACGCGAAGAAATTTAAAAATATTCAATCTGCTTATGAAAGCTTAAAACCGTATTTTAAAAATCAAGAAAATTTTGTAATGGTTGGTTAA
- a CDS encoding RNA-binding S4 domain-containing protein — translation MRVDKFLNVVNITKRRAVSEDMCKSGVVSINGVQAKAAKDVKIGDVITIKFLAREARYEVLAIPTTKSIPKSAQSEYVKEL, via the coding sequence ATGAGAGTAGATAAATTTTTAAACGTAGTAAATATCACCAAAAGGCGTGCCGTTAGCGAAGATATGTGCAAAAGCGGCGTTGTGAGCATCAACGGCGTGCAGGCAAAAGCAGCAAAAGATGTAAAGATCGGCGATGTTATCACTATCAAATTTCTAGCTCGAGAGGCGAGATACGAGGTGCTAGCGATCCCAACTACAAAAAGCATACCAAAAAGCGCTCAAAGCGAATATGTAAAAGAGCTTTGA
- the murG gene encoding undecaprenyldiphospho-muramoylpentapeptide beta-N-acetylglucosaminyltransferase, translated as MIVICGGGTGGHLAIARSFCEELNRRGIKPIFIGSTSGQDKFWFENDDKFAKKFFLPSSGVVNKRGLAKLKSLTNIISLALKCRQIFKENGVKAVISVGGYSAAPAAIAAIISKTPLFIHEQNAVTGKLNKILKPYAKGFFSSYDELSPCPYPVANKFFESQRVRSELKTILFLGGSQGAKAINELAINLAPYLKEKGIKIIHQCGKNALDELKKRYDELGFSEANLEIFDFSKEIEKKMSEADLAISRAGASSLWELCANALPSIFVPFPYAAGNHQFYNAKFLKDKGIAEICLQNGENLDKDEVIKMIESFDLSKSSKALKDILLPNGAKEIVDKILS; from the coding sequence ATGATAGTTATTTGTGGTGGCGGTACTGGCGGGCATTTAGCGATCGCTAGAAGCTTTTGTGAGGAGCTAAATAGACGAGGCATAAAGCCAATTTTCATCGGCTCAACTAGCGGTCAGGATAAATTTTGGTTTGAAAATGATGATAAATTTGCAAAAAAATTCTTCTTACCAAGCAGTGGCGTCGTAAATAAAAGAGGTCTTGCCAAGCTAAAATCACTAACAAACATCATAAGCCTAGCTCTAAAATGCAGGCAAATTTTTAAAGAAAATGGCGTTAAAGCAGTCATCAGCGTGGGAGGCTACTCAGCAGCGCCAGCAGCCATTGCAGCCATCATCTCAAAAACACCACTTTTCATCCACGAGCAAAATGCCGTAACTGGCAAGCTAAATAAAATTTTAAAGCCATACGCAAAGGGCTTTTTTAGCTCTTATGATGAGCTCTCGCCCTGCCCTTACCCTGTGGCAAATAAATTTTTTGAAAGCCAAAGAGTTAGAAGCGAGCTAAAAACGATACTATTTTTAGGTGGTTCACAAGGTGCAAAAGCTATAAATGAGCTAGCTATAAATTTAGCCCCATATCTTAAAGAAAAGGGTATAAAGATCATTCATCAATGCGGAAAAAACGCCCTTGATGAGCTTAAAAAAAGATATGATGAGCTTGGCTTTAGCGAAGCAAATTTAGAAATTTTTGACTTTAGCAAAGAGATAGAAAAGAAGATGAGTGAGGCTGATCTTGCCATATCAAGAGCTGGAGCTAGCTCGCTTTGGGAGCTTTGCGCAAACGCCCTACCATCTATCTTTGTGCCATTTCCTTATGCCGCTGGTAATCACCAGTTTTATAACGCTAAATTTCTAAAAGATAAAGGCATCGCTGAAATTTGCCTGCAAAATGGCGAAAATTTAGACAAAGATGAAGTCATAAAAATGATCGAGAGCTTTGATCTAAGCAAAAGCAGCAAAGCTCTAAAAGATATCCTTTTGCCAAACGGAGCAAAAGAGATAGTGGATAAAATTTTAAGCTAG
- a CDS encoding alpha/beta hydrolase yields the protein MVRAFKILLFTLGVTQTLHAGPSQTPEPLSQKAASKFEISTFKMSTNDEIYKIFTAKLKGQNEFKNVLFLLDANAQFNMLLNEFDGKAAPLIIGIGYDSNKSYEVEKRTRDLTPKAEGEEFSKGGGADAFYHFLTKNLVPLIDEKFNVQNSQKSLYGHSFGGLFTLYALLKNEGVFSNFFIASPSLWWGESEILKQNVSEGKFKEKIRAKFVFLSVGELEKRKGKTDKAGILKASDLALILKQSGVNSHFELFKNETHGSVIPLNLKELLKYLKD from the coding sequence ATGGTAAGAGCCTTTAAAATTTTGCTTTTTACGCTTGGCGTGACGCAGACTTTGCACGCAGGACCTAGCCAAACGCCTGAGCCACTTAGCCAAAAAGCTGCTAGTAAATTTGAAATTTCAACCTTTAAAATGAGCACAAATGATGAAATTTATAAAATTTTCACAGCCAAGCTAAAGGGGCAAAATGAGTTTAAAAATGTGCTTTTCTTGCTTGACGCAAACGCCCAGTTTAACATGCTTTTAAATGAATTTGATGGCAAGGCTGCCCCGCTAATAATAGGCATAGGATATGACAGCAACAAAAGCTATGAGGTAGAAAAACGCACAAGAGATCTCACGCCAAAGGCAGAGGGTGAGGAATTTAGCAAGGGTGGTGGCGCTGATGCGTTTTACCACTTTTTAACTAAAAATTTAGTGCCACTAATTGATGAGAAATTTAACGTGCAAAATAGCCAAAAAAGCCTTTATGGACACTCTTTTGGCGGGCTTTTTACACTTTATGCTTTGCTTAAAAATGAGGGCGTATTTTCAAATTTCTTTATCGCTTCGCCATCTCTTTGGTGGGGTGAGTCTGAAATTTTAAAGCAAAATGTGAGCGAGGGTAAATTTAAAGAGAAAATAAGAGCTAAATTTGTCTTTCTTAGCGTTGGCGAGCTTGAAAAGAGAAAGGGCAAAACGGACAAAGCTGGCATTTTAAAGGCGAGCGATTTGGCTTTGATTTTAAAGCAAAGTGGCGTAAATTCTCACTTTGAGCTTTTTAAAAATGAAACCCATGGCAGCGTCATACCTCTAAATTTAAAAGAGCTTTTAAAATATCTGAAGGATTAA
- the tsaE gene encoding tRNA (adenosine(37)-N6)-threonylcarbamoyltransferase complex ATPase subunit type 1 TsaE: MVFELLENELNELVRVLPKSGVVLLSGDLASGKTTLVKAIIKAHGIDESVTSPTFSLMQIYGKDIYHYDIYQIGFDGMAKNGLFENLFEEGLHLVEWGDENLEKALKKNGESYTLVKISPSKNGRKYEVISA, from the coding sequence ATGGTTTTTGAGCTTTTAGAAAATGAGCTTAACGAGCTTGTGCGGGTGCTGCCAAAAAGTGGCGTGGTGCTACTAAGTGGCGATCTAGCAAGTGGCAAAACGACGCTTGTAAAGGCGATCATCAAGGCTCATGGCATAGATGAGAGCGTGACGTCGCCTACTTTTTCTTTGATGCAAATTTATGGTAAAGATATCTACCACTACGACATTTACCAGATCGGTTTTGATGGGATGGCAAAAAATGGCCTTTTTGAAAATTTATTTGAAGAGGGGCTTCATCTAGTAGAGTGGGGCGATGAAAATTTAGAAAAAGCTCTAAAGAAAAACGGCGAGAGCTATACATTAGTAAAAATTTCTCCTAGCAAAAATGGCAGAAAATACGAGGTTATAAGTGCATAA
- a CDS encoding imidazole glycerol phosphate synthase: MDFQSIQKQISALKEGLAVLEQGDENEIEPIIGVVEFNKSAEELKKKLTNLKDESVFFKNVFNTDDYYENISSYLDQTKRSLYFKIEKAGVSFKANENLQESYAAVSNIMEILVAEYQIQNKKKKKNIFSRTTDTAQIRLLLGDLMALQDRMFKILHNHSQIVSNVVLQNFKTIYTFFYNCIKVAKQRQDELLLVEIAGITDKIISMISPVFSAKSLKTNELIYHYLIYELRELKAYAIGEDLA; this comes from the coding sequence ATGGATTTCCAAAGCATTCAAAAACAAATTTCAGCATTAAAAGAAGGTCTTGCGGTTTTAGAACAAGGCGATGAGAACGAGATTGAACCAATTATTGGAGTTGTTGAGTTTAATAAAAGTGCCGAAGAGCTCAAAAAAAAACTTACAAACTTAAAAGACGAAAGCGTTTTTTTTAAAAATGTTTTTAATACAGATGACTATTATGAAAACATTAGCTCTTATTTGGATCAAACAAAAAGAAGTCTGTATTTTAAAATAGAAAAAGCTGGTGTTAGCTTTAAAGCAAACGAAAATTTGCAAGAGAGTTATGCTGCTGTTTCAAATATAATGGAAATTTTAGTAGCCGAGTATCAAATCCAAAATAAAAAAAAGAAAAAAAATATTTTTTCAAGAACAACCGATACGGCTCAGATTAGATTGTTGCTTGGGGATTTGATGGCATTGCAAGATCGTATGTTTAAGATATTACATAACCATTCTCAAATAGTTTCAAATGTAGTTTTGCAAAATTTTAAGACAATATATACATTTTTTTATAATTGTATCAAAGTGGCAAAACAACGACAAGATGAATTATTGTTAGTTGAAATAGCTGGCATAACAGACAAGATCATTTCTATGATAAGTCCCGTTTTTAGTGCAAAGAGCCTAAAGACAAATGAGCTTATCTATCACTACCTCATTTACGAGCTACGAGAGCTAAAAGCCTATGCCATAGGCGAGGATCTAGCTTAA
- the lptB gene encoding LPS export ABC transporter ATP-binding protein, which yields MHKLEVKDLKKTIKKSEIIKGISLEVNSGEVVGLLGPNGAGKTTTFYMICGLISPTSGDVFLNDEKITNVPLHKRAHLGIGYLPQESSIFKELSVEENLLLGAEILNQSKEEISKRVNEMLNMLNIEPIRLRKGVSLSGGERRRCEIARSLIIKPKFLLLDEPFAGVDPIAVSDIQSIVRDLKKLGIGVLITDHNVRETLAICDRAYVIKDGSLLASGSASEVANNKLVRTHYLGEEFKLLE from the coding sequence GTGCATAAACTAGAAGTAAAAGATCTAAAAAAGACGATTAAAAAAAGTGAGATCATAAAAGGTATATCTTTAGAGGTAAATAGCGGCGAAGTCGTGGGGCTTCTTGGGCCAAATGGCGCTGGAAAGACGACCACTTTTTATATGATCTGCGGGCTCATCTCGCCAACTAGCGGAGATGTCTTTTTAAACGACGAAAAGATCACAAATGTCCCGCTTCACAAAAGAGCGCACCTTGGTATTGGCTATTTGCCGCAAGAGTCAAGCATATTTAAAGAGCTAAGCGTTGAAGAAAATTTGCTCCTTGGGGCTGAAATTTTAAATCAAAGCAAAGAAGAGATCTCTAAAAGAGTAAATGAGATGCTAAATATGCTAAATATAGAGCCTATCCGCCTAAGAAAGGGCGTTAGCCTAAGTGGCGGCGAGCGCAGACGCTGTGAGATCGCTAGAAGCCTCATCATAAAGCCAAAATTTTTGCTGCTTGATGAGCCATTTGCAGGCGTCGATCCTATCGCAGTTAGCGACATCCAAAGTATCGTTAGAGACCTTAAAAAGCTAGGCATCGGCGTTTTGATAACTGACCACAACGTCCGTGAGACACTAGCCATTTGCGACAGAGCCTACGTCATCAAAGATGGCTCGCTGCTAGCAAGCGGCAGTGCGAGCGAAGTGGCAAACAACAAGCTTGTTAGAACGCACTATCTTGGCGAAGAATTTAAGCTACTTGAGTAG
- a CDS encoding argininosuccinate synthase: protein MKKDVKKVVLAYSGGLDTSIILKWLQDEYKCEVVTFTADIGQGEELEPARKKALALGVKPENIFIEDLREEFVRDYVFPMFRANAIYEGEYLLGTSIARPLIAKRQSEIARLVGADGVSHGATGKGNDQVRFELGYYALGDNLTIIAPWREWDLNSREKLLAYAEKNGIDITKKPGKSPYSMDANLLHISYEGLVLEDPSHAPEDDMWRWTVSPKDAPDKSEIIEIGYEKGDPVSINGKKMSPAEILTELNRLGAKHGIGRLDIVENRSVGMKSRGCYETPGGTIMLKAHRAIESITLDRGAAHLKDEIMPKYAELIYNGYWWSPERNMLQALIDKSQEHVNGSVKVELYKGNVTILGRSSKNDNLFSEAYCTFEEDSVYDQKDAAGFIKLNALRFIIARKNGRKFD, encoded by the coding sequence ATGAAAAAAGATGTAAAAAAAGTTGTTTTAGCATACTCAGGCGGACTTGACACAAGTATTATTTTAAAGTGGCTTCAAGACGAATACAAATGCGAAGTAGTCACATTTACAGCTGACATCGGACAAGGCGAAGAGCTAGAGCCTGCACGCAAAAAAGCCCTAGCACTTGGCGTAAAACCTGAAAATATTTTTATAGAAGACTTAAGAGAAGAATTTGTACGTGATTATGTGTTTCCAATGTTTAGAGCAAACGCAATCTATGAGGGCGAATATCTACTTGGCACATCAATCGCACGCCCACTAATCGCAAAACGCCAAAGCGAGATCGCAAGACTTGTTGGTGCTGATGGCGTGAGCCACGGAGCAACAGGCAAAGGCAATGACCAAGTTCGCTTTGAGCTTGGCTACTACGCACTTGGTGACAACCTAACTATCATCGCTCCATGGCGCGAGTGGGATCTAAACAGCCGTGAAAAACTTTTGGCATACGCTGAGAAAAACGGCATAGACATCACCAAAAAACCAGGCAAGAGCCCATACTCAATGGACGCAAATTTACTTCACATAAGCTATGAGGGTCTAGTGCTTGAAGACCCAAGTCACGCACCAGAAGATGATATGTGGAGATGGACAGTAAGCCCAAAAGATGCTCCAGATAAGAGCGAGATCATAGAGATCGGCTATGAAAAAGGCGATCCAGTGAGCATAAACGGCAAAAAAATGAGCCCAGCTGAAATTTTAACCGAGCTAAACCGCCTTGGCGCAAAACACGGCATCGGCAGACTTGACATCGTAGAAAACCGCTCAGTTGGCATGAAGAGCCGCGGCTGCTACGAAACTCCTGGCGGCACGATAATGCTAAAAGCTCACAGAGCTATAGAGAGCATCACACTTGACCGCGGTGCAGCTCACTTAAAAGATGAGATCATGCCAAAATATGCCGAGCTAATCTACAACGGCTACTGGTGGTCACCTGAGCGAAATATGCTCCAAGCTCTCATCGACAAGAGCCAAGAACACGTAAATGGCTCTGTAAAAGTTGAGCTTTATAAGGGCAATGTGACTATCCTTGGCAGAAGCAGTAAAAATGATAATCTATTTAGCGAGGCATACTGCACATTTGAAGAAGATAGTGTTTATGATCAAAAAGATGCAGCTGGTTTTATCAAACTAAATGCGCTTCGTTTCATCATCGCACGCAAAAATGGGCGAAAATTTGACTAA
- a CDS encoding RNA polymerase factor sigma-54, which yields MLRQKQTLAPKIKLNQTLRSWLPILQSGLDELKETLEPFIKENPFATIEHKNLEKSEKKRNFFEQVSKNSVSESIEALSIYKESLYEKLVCQINPPLFPTQKSQDIAYKIIECLDDEGYFSYDDEIFAGFNENEVEQVRARFAYLEPCGVGAKDLKESFLFQLGEAEASNEIIECAKKIILNFENIEKLRKLKFYDDALKIIKKFKNPPAIEYLEDEKEAVPDIFVLSTSSGISVQINDDYYPEISIDTEGLDEKEAFVSSRVKEASELIDALEMRKATLYKIGLMIVEYQYDYFLGGDIKPMKLKDLADELGRNPSTISRAIANKYLSSPRGTVSLKNFFATGFDEETSNAAIKEFLLELIKNEDHKKPLSDLKIQELIQAKFNIQIVRRTITKYRKILNIGSSSQRKKIYQING from the coding sequence ATGCTAAGGCAAAAGCAAACTTTAGCGCCAAAGATCAAACTAAACCAAACGCTAAGAAGCTGGCTTCCTATACTTCAAAGCGGGCTTGATGAGCTAAAAGAGACGCTTGAGCCTTTTATAAAAGAAAACCCATTTGCTACGATCGAACACAAAAATTTAGAAAAAAGCGAAAAAAAGCGAAATTTTTTCGAGCAGGTTAGCAAAAACTCGGTTAGCGAGAGCATCGAGGCTTTAAGCATCTATAAAGAAAGCCTCTACGAAAAGCTCGTTTGCCAGATAAATCCACCACTTTTCCCCACGCAAAAGTCCCAAGATATCGCATATAAGATCATTGAGTGTTTAGATGATGAGGGCTATTTTTCTTATGATGATGAAATTTTTGCGGGTTTTAATGAGAATGAAGTGGAGCAAGTTAGGGCGAGATTTGCCTACCTTGAGCCATGTGGCGTGGGTGCAAAGGATCTCAAAGAGAGCTTTTTATTTCAGCTTGGCGAGGCAGAGGCGAGTAATGAGATCATAGAATGCGCAAAAAAGATCATCTTAAATTTTGAAAATATAGAGAAGCTTAGAAAGCTTAAATTTTACGACGACGCGCTAAAGATCATAAAGAAATTTAAAAATCCCCCAGCCATTGAGTATCTTGAAGATGAAAAAGAGGCGGTGCCTGACATCTTCGTGCTAAGCACAAGTAGTGGCATAAGCGTGCAGATAAATGACGACTATTATCCTGAAATTTCTATCGACACCGAGGGACTAGATGAGAAAGAGGCCTTTGTAAGCTCGCGCGTAAAAGAGGCAAGCGAACTCATAGACGCCCTTGAGATGAGAAAGGCGACACTTTATAAGATAGGGCTCATGATAGTTGAGTATCAGTATGATTACTTTTTGGGCGGCGACATAAAGCCTATGAAGCTAAAAGACCTAGCTGACGAGCTTGGACGCAACCCTTCAACCATCTCAAGAGCGATCGCGAACAAATATCTAAGCTCCCCAAGAGGCACGGTTTCACTTAAAAATTTCTTCGCAACTGGCTTTGACGAGGAGACTTCAAACGCCGCGATAAAGGAATTTTTGCTAGAGCTTATAAAAAACGAAGATCATAAAAAGCCACTTTCTGATCTAAAAATCCAAGAGCTTATCCAAGCTAAATTTAACATCCAAATCGTTCGCCGAACTATCACCAAATACCGCAAAATCCTAAACATCGGCAGCTCAAGCCAACGAAAAAAGATCTATCAGATAAACGGCTAG